Part of the Athalia rosae chromosome 2, iyAthRosa1.1, whole genome shotgun sequence genome, TTGGAGCCTTGTTCCGCCGTCAATTAGCTTGTCCTTTACTCGATATGGAGAAAGCATATGAGGAATACGAGACATGGCGTATGGGGGATGGAGCTCAAGCAACCTTGGATGACAACATCGTGTTAACAGGATATGATCGCGCGTTTGCCAAACTAAATTTGCGTCTAccgtttgaagaaaaacttaTTTCAGCTCAAAACGAGCCTGAAATACTTGATGCCTACAGGGCGTATGTACTCTTTGAGAAGCAAAACGGAGACCCTGCTAGGGTTAATATACTTTACGAACGGGCTGTTGCAGAGTTAAGCTTAGAAGGTCCATTGTGGTTAGAATATGTTACTTATATGGAGAAtaatgtaaaaattgaatccgtACTAGACTCTTTATACTATAGAGCAACCAGAAACGTATCTTGGTGTTCAGCGATTTGGCAAAAATGGCTAAGAGCCTATGAGAGATGGGATAAACCTTTGCCCGACGTGCAGGCTTTACTTGAAAAAGCTTTGATAGCTGGTTTTTCGTCTGCCCAAGAATATCGTAGTATGTGGCTGACTTACCTTGAATATCTACGTCGCAGGCTTGATTTGTATCCAGATGACAAGGAAAAACTATTGGAAATTCTTAGGGAGACGTTCAACCGTGCTTGTGAATATCTGGCAAATGCTTTTGGTTTGGATGGAGATCAAGGTTGTGTTGTATTGCAATATTGGGCCAGAACGGAGGCCATCCATGCAAATGACATGGAGAAAACCCGATCTATATGGGCTGATATATTGTCTCTAGGACATTCTGCAGCAGCTGCTAGTTGGCTGGAATATATTTCATTGGAGAGGTATGTGTTTCGAATATAACTTGCtgttgaaatataatatttgtttttcttgcaTGAGAAATACTACCAtgctatgaaattttttcctacaGATGTTACGGGGATACAAAGCATCTCCGTAAATTATTCCAGAGAGCCTTGGCATCTGTCAAAGATTGGCCTGAGAGTATAAGTAATGCGTGGCTAGACTTTGAAAGAGACGAAGGCACACTTGAGCAATTAGAATTTTGTGAGGTAAAGACAAAAGAGAAGTTAGAAAAAGTAGCCGAAGAACGACAGAAAGTACAGCAAGTAGTTCCACCAGAAACAGTCTCAGCAGTGCTTCCAAAACGAACAGCTAAAAGAAAGTCAGATGATTCTGGAAGATGGAAAAACTTGAGTGGATCTCCAAGCAAACAAGGAAAAGTTGTGGTTCCTGCCAagccgaaattaaaaaaaagtatgctGAGTTCAGACACAAAAGTAGCACCACCACCTGGCTATAAACCACCGGAGGATGAAACGGAAAGCAAACCAAAAATTGCACCACCTCCAGGTTTTAATTCAAAAGAAGATGAGAAGATGGAAGATGACAACTCCCAGACTGTAGATGAAAGGATAACAGTGTTCATCAGCAACTTGGATTATACTGCAACAGAAGAGGAAGTGAGAAACGCACTTGCGCCTGCAGGACCAATCACTCTTTTTAAAATGGTTAAGGACTTTAAGGGCCGCAGCAAAGGATTTTGTTATGTGCAGCTCAGTAGTCCAGTAGGTATTCATTCGATCACTTATAAACCATGCATGCAGATATACAGTCGAGTGAGCTAATTCCCAACTCaatctatattataatatttgagCATACAGTCAAGTACATATTACAGCAAGTGTATATTTCCACAGGATGCTGTTGAGCTGGCATTGAAATTGGACCGAGTACCGATAAATGGCAGACCAATGTTTGTGTCACGATGCGATCCTGATAAGACAACAAGAAGTACAGTATTTAAGTATAGCTGTGGACTTGAAAAGAATAAACTTTTCATAAAAGGTAGCGTGTCATCTCCATATTTCAGTATTACAGTCGAGGGTTTTGTTGAGGTAACATGTGAATGGAACCTAAGAATTGTTTGTGAAATCTTTGGAAACCCTGATGAATTATTTCCTCTGCTGTAGAGCATTTTCAAGTGGAAGTTGTATTCCTGCATTTACAGGTTTACCCGTGACCACGACCAAGgaacaaattgaagaaatttttggtGCTCATGGCACTGTAAAAGATGTTCGCCTGGTGACATACCGTAACGGTCATTCCAAAGGACTTGCATatgttgattttcaaaatgaagcTGACGCTGGTAGGGCCTTATTAGCTACAGATGGCATGACAATTGAGGATAAAGTCATCAGTGTCGCAGTTAGTCAACCTCCGGAGCGTAAGAAGGGATCGCTCAATGAAGATCTTGCCCAAATTAAATCTCTTGGTGGCACAACAACGAGCCGTACTGGATTGAATACGCCGAAGACAATGCTCTCTATGATACCACGTAGCGTCAAACCTCCCGTCAAGAATGGCAATGCAGGTACATCAAGTAATATTGACCATAAAGAACCAATGAGCAATGCAGATTTTAGAAATATGCTTcttgcaaataaaaaataatatagtgTAACGCATCGACCTTATCATTCTATATTTACcataaaataacgaatttGACATTGAATGTTATCGCAAGCAATCTGcatatttaaaatttcaaccataTGCAAAGCTGCGTTTACTTTGTAGATCACACGAATTCAAATCACCTGCTGCATTTGATACCGTTTCGAATGTTTCTTTGGTATAATACTTTTTAAGTATTTCAACAGGTTCAAGTTTTCTATATTCAATATTACATCagtcattgaataaataattttatcggaCGGATaggcatacatgtatatacacaggGTCGGGGATACAAAATAGGTCACTTACATGTTACAAGGCAAAAGCTCTTGGCTTACTTCTAGATAGATAGTTGAGATGTGCAGATTTTACAAGCCCTGACACTTGGCTTATGCTTCTTCCATGGGTGAATGCAATCCTgaggtttgattttttttgtgtcgCGGTGGAGCAACTGGAGCAATATTTGGTTGCAAGAGTTTTTCAACcatcaagaattttttcgctttcccAACATGGTAATAATAGACATACAATAATGCCAAAACAGCCACAACAACCAGTAGACATGTCCCAACAATAACCAAACTGAATAGCCAATGAGGACCAGTTGCTTCAGGTACCAAAGTTGGCTCAGTAGGTGCTGGATAAGCCTGTTTGGTAGTGGATGTTCCAAATGATGTATCCATTTTGCCTGTGACCGGATGTGGAAGCAATGTTGCTTCACTGTCGCCGATTGTAATGTCTGCACATGCTCTGAACTCTTCTTGTGGTCCACACCCAACAGCTCCTGTAACAAATTCGTATCCTATCAAATTCTGTGAGTCGCATTTGttgaacggaaaaattgaaatctttaTTACAGTTTGAGGCCTTCATGATGTTTCCTATAAGGATATCATTTTAGATCCCATTCGGTTTAATTAGAAAAACCGAATCTCATAAAATTCCATTGAAATACCAACTCTACTTACTGCTATGTTGAACCCCTATCAATATTGTTGAGTGATTTTTGCGGAAGTTGTGTAATACAATTGACTAACAATTGAACTGTCAGTTATGGTATCATAATACCGTAATTACACAATATTACCATTTGGTTCTCAATGACATAAACGATGGCACTTTCTACATATTGATTAGCGGCGCTAAAGAGGCCAAATCTGATCAAGCTTAAATAAGTGTAGTACAGAGATTTTAACGGGATTTCGTCACCAACTGCATCTTTACCGGTTCAACAAAATTCCTCGCGTCTTCGAAAATCTCACCAAAACGAACTTCTCCAATCAATTAATACTATAAAAATTACCTGTTCCATTTTCACATTGACCCCAGTTATTTCCGGCGATATATCTCCATTGGAGCACACATTGAGCACAAGTTACATCATCCGGCAGTCTGTAATAACtctcaaatattttatttccggGGCCGGGATAATATCTGGCCGTTCCATTTTCGCCGAGAAGAATATGTTTGTCCAAACATTCGTCGGTTGCTTCGATGCCACGATATTTCAGCGGACacaatcgaaattcgaaatatcCACGATGATTTGCCGTCAATTCTACGTTTATAGGGATGACAGAACCTGTCCTATATTTCCTCACAATTATACCGTTCCCATATTTTCCCCCTATTTCGTTGGGACGGGGCTGTAATATAATAAGGATGATCATATTAATgccattgaatttttgcatTGATCTAAAGAGAATCTTAATCGAATCAAATCGACACAGGTGAATGATGAATGTTTCTCGGGTATACATGGATGTATGAtgaatttcattatctttAATCGTAGAGTAGTTCAGGACTTGCCTGTTTCACATTCCATGGATCACCACATATGCCACATTTTCCTCCATTATATTGCCATTGTCGAGTAAAACCACCGCAGTATAATTCGTTATCATTGTAATTATGTGGTGTGTCAAATCCATACCTCCACATGGAAGCTCTGGATGGAGGTTCGATCAATCTTCCATGTCCTAAAACATCGGAAAAGAGAAGATTGCCAAAAACAACCAGGCGAAATACCACCTGATACATCGTTTTGATCTCTGAGTATCACGTATCGCCTGTaacatataataaaaatatcattagcgtttaaaaaatcaataacaaAAATACATTGATAATTCGGTCGTGGCTACCGAAATAGATTCTTGGAGGTGCAATTATAGTTACAGCAGTAATTGCAATACCATTTTATCTGTTTTaggatatttttattgattgatttttttttttaagaaatcgAAGAGCCTTGTAGTTCTTTTCACACAAAACCAGAGAAATAGTATTCAAAATCGATACAAGCATAATAGAATAAATGCAAGTCTTACAACCGCGTTAATgtcatttttctcgattctaCTATCGCAGCCTGTACTGACAATGATTTAAAATTTAGATAAGCTTGTATGTATATCAAAGTCGCTTCTCCATTCCGGAAGACCTACGTATGCGgattatacatgcatataaatGAAGATGGAATAGAATGCATATGCCAAGGTAATGATTAATGCATCTGATTTGAATATCATTGCAGCTTGCGATATGGAACATAATCGATGCCATCGCtgggtgtatacgtatacgaaataACATAGGTTTGCATTACGCATAGGCATACTTGAGTTATTATACGCTACACGATCGAATAGACGTACAAATtctcgtataaaatataaagagaCGAGTCCTATTCATTGTCCACAGGGAAACAATAATTACCGTGAACCgaatcaaattattattgtttccgTTCCAATCGCTACAACGCGACTGGTGTGACAAATGAAATGCCCAGTCAAAGAgaaaggtataaaaatattgacCGCAGATTACATTGCTTTCAAGTTTGGAGAAAATAGTATCTTCAATTCGCTCGAGTCACAGCACCGAAAGAACTCAATTAGAAAGGTATACGAGACAGATTAGATTCAGACCAACAATTCAATCAATTAGCGacatagataaataaatacaattgCCCGTTTTTTTGTACCCATAGAAAAAGGTCCAGCATCTTCACCCCGGTGACCCGTGTACAATCATGGTTCGAGATAGAAATCTCACTCGAAtattggtaaaaaaagaacaggaaaaaaagaattatccaTACGCTAATCaggaaaacatttttgtacACACCTGATTAACTCGAAAGTAAACACGCGTGTTCTACTATTTTTATGATTAACACTTCTCTCCAAGTAATAATTGATTACTTTTAGTAAATTGCCCAACGTGAATTATCACGAATCGGAATCACGCAAGAGTCACATTACACggatgtttatttttcttaaatCGTTTCAATTTACTTTGAAATTAGTAAAGCTATTGACCCCAGTAATTCACGGTAACGATCAACGCTAACTGCAGGTGAAAACTCATGACCACATCATATTTATGAACTCATGCGGTGTCTATCATACTAATCACTTATCATAGCGGTTGCGTATAATTTTCCTACCACGAGTGAATCCCTAACGATGtatcataaaaatttctctcgcTTAAGTTTTAAGACGACAATTATAAACATAATTGTTCACACTGCATCTTGAGCATAAATATTAACTTTATACAGTAATATAATCACACGGTAATCATTGTCACACGAATATTCTATTTCTGGTTTCTTGACTTTGTTTTTTGCAAGTGAAAGGAATACGGCCGTATTCACGGCATAATTACACGGACAATAAACGAGCTATTCTAATTATAAGTAGAACAAAATTCTcgagttttatttataatcacgTATCAATTAGAAACTGAAAATTCTATAGCAACGGATATTCGGTAGATTTAGCCGGGATTCATGctgcataaatttgaatattgaatATACAATTTCGTTCAATTGTCCGCAGACTTTCCATGCAAATCCATGCAGATATACTACCCGCGCGTTCAATTCACCCGGccgtattattttcaaaatgaaacgGTGTCGCGAACCCGATCGTTCTACCTGTATGCACAGCGGTTGGTTTCACCTGCATTCTCTAGTTTCATCCGTGAAGACGACTGAAAAATTGCCGACGAATAAAACAGAattcaatcaaaaaaataactcgCAACTAAATGTACGCATAGGTATCATTACAAAACGCACCGTTATTTTTCGGAGTATATGTCTTGAGTATTCGTGTATATCATGTAATAATCCCAAGGGTCCTGCTGCTATATGTAAATGCTTAGACCACTCGTAGAAGATACCCGTTAGACGTTCGAAACAGACTTAAACTCTCGAGCAAAGCTAACGAAATATAACTAGCCTGGCCCTCGTGAACGCTTGGCCAATACTGAACCCAGGTTTACCAGTCTACGTAGGAGTAGGTCATTAGAACGAGGCGTTTGCCGGCCGCAATAGTGATGCATAAGGTATAGCTTGCCCGTAATAAGAACGCCCTGTCAATGTTCCGGGTTCTGTCCAACCTGGATGTACAATTTTCCAGAAACTGACGGAAATCGCGTTAACCGCGGAAAAACTGCCGGCCGCTGAATGCGTGTCGCGAGTCATACGTAACAGCGGTCTTACTCcaagaaaattgttgaatgCTCCGAAATTTAGTATGCACACGAAACTGTTCGTGCAACGTACCAAATCGACCGTGGTtgtgtgaaatttattcaaggCATGAATATCTCCTTTTCTCGTTATTCTTCAACCAGAAATTTTGTACAGTATGTACTTCGGTGCACTTATAGTCGACATGCTGCACTATACGCGTACAATAAGTGAGTCatatcgtatatacctataccgcagCGGTTAGTCTACCGGTTGCGATAACCGGTTTTttactttaaaaaattataagaatttGAGACCTAGACGGAAAAGTATAACAGTTGTTTTCTGCGCTGTACAAgttgttctttttctcaatcaaagaaaatatacTACAGATAATTAATTGTCGAGGTCAATGTGATCTATTAACGACGCGTCGATTATCACCTTCTATGATTCTAATGTTTGAACAAAAAACTCACCCAACACGTTATTGTAGTATCGGTCGGTTCCAAAGACGATGATCAGCGTAACAGGGCGATGATCTATTTAAataatccggaagaaaaactCCCAATCGAATAACTGCAGAAGGACTGTTGCTGATCAATGCACTCTCTCTCATAGGATTTCGAACAATTTCTAATCGAAGAATTAGCTAC contains:
- the LOC105686872 gene encoding uncharacterized protein LOC105686872 isoform X1, with product MYQVVFRLVVFGNLLFSDVLGHGRLIEPPSRASMWRYGFDTPHNYNDNELYCGGFTRQWQYNGGKCGICGDPWNVKQPRPNEIGGKYGNGIIVRKYRTGSVIPINVELTANHRGYFEFRLCPLKYRGIEATDECLDKHILLGENGTARYYPGPGNKIFESYYRLPDDVTCAQCVLQWRYIAGNNWGQCENGTGAVGCGPQEEFRACADITIGDSEATLLPHPVTGKMDTSFGTSTTKQAYPAPTEPTLVPEATGPHWLFSLVIVGTCLLVVVAVLALLYVYYYHVGKAKKFLMVEKLLQPNIAPVAPPRHKKNQTSGLHSPMEEA
- the LOC105686872 gene encoding uncharacterized protein LOC105686872 isoform X2, whose translation is MTLTRLRYVILRDQNDVSGHGRLIEPPSRASMWRYGFDTPHNYNDNELYCGGFTRQWQYNGGKCGICGDPWNVKQPRPNEIGGKYGNGIIVRKYRTGSVIPINVELTANHRGYFEFRLCPLKYRGIEATDECLDKHILLGENGTARYYPGPGNKIFESYYRLPDDVTCAQCVLQWRYIAGNNWGQCENGTGAVGCGPQEEFRACADITIGDSEATLLPHPVTGKMDTSFGTSTTKQAYPAPTEPTLVPEATGPHWLFSLVIVGTCLLVVVAVLALLYVYYYHVGKAKKFLMVEKLLQPNIAPVAPPRHKKNQTSGLHSPMEEA
- the LOC105686855 gene encoding squamous cell carcinoma antigen recognized by T-cells 3: MDEIDEMEVGNPESGVLDNIDSDSLLDSDEGDGNDQNNTDIVIEDEADLNKELDDDDSSDSDNEDDGEAEIKLLESKLEENPYDYNSHVALIMKLQNMGEKYSGKLKHARQEMSLKYPLNSELWLPWLRDEINLVKTQTEREEVTKLCEQAVKDYLSVEVWLEYLQFAIGSVGSGNDANQNIRNLFERALTSVGLHVTKGAIIWEAFREFENVLVLMIDASNESARKQQIDRVGALFRRQLACPLLDMEKAYEEYETWRMGDGAQATLDDNIVLTGYDRAFAKLNLRLPFEEKLISAQNEPEILDAYRAYVLFEKQNGDPARVNILYERAVAELSLEGPLWLEYVTYMENNVKIESVLDSLYYRATRNVSWCSAIWQKWLRAYERWDKPLPDVQALLEKALIAGFSSAQEYRSMWLTYLEYLRRRLDLYPDDKEKLLEILRETFNRACEYLANAFGLDGDQGCVVLQYWARTEAIHANDMEKTRSIWADILSLGHSAAAASWLEYISLERCYGDTKHLRKLFQRALASVKDWPESISNAWLDFERDEGTLEQLEFCEVKTKEKLEKVAEERQKVQQVVPPETVSAVLPKRTAKRKSDDSGRWKNLSGSPSKQGKVVVPAKPKLKKSMLSSDTKVAPPPGYKPPEDETESKPKIAPPPGFNSKEDEKMEDDNSQTVDERITVFISNLDYTATEEEVRNALAPAGPITLFKMVKDFKGRSKGFCYVQLSSPDAVELALKLDRVPINGRPMFVSRCDPDKTTRSTVFKYSCGLEKNKLFIKGLPVTTTKEQIEEIFGAHGTVKDVRLVTYRNGHSKGLAYVDFQNEADAGRALLATDGMTIEDKVISVAVSQPPERKKGSLNEDLAQIKSLGGTTTSRTGLNTPKTMLSMIPRSVKPPVKNGNAGTSSNIDHKEPMSNADFRNMLLANKK